A window of Pseudomonas monteilii contains these coding sequences:
- a CDS encoding acyl-CoA dehydrogenase: MADYKAPLRDMRFVLEEVFDVATLWAQMPALRELIDAETAMAVLEEAGKVTAERIAPLSRSGDEEGCRWEAGAVSTPAGFIEAYRTYAEGGWVGVGGDPTYGGMGMPKAISAQVEEMVNAASLSFGLYPMLTAGACLSIHAHASEALKQRYLPNLYAGTWAGSMCLTEPHAGTDLGLIRTRAQPQADDSYRVTGTKIFITGGEHDLTENIIHLVLAKLPDAPPGAKGISLFLVPKFSVDEQGRLGERNAVHCGSIEHKMGIQASATCVMNFDDAIGYLVGEPNKGLAAMFTMMNYERLGVGIQGLASAERSYQNAIDYARERVQGRAVGGAQAPDKAADPIIVHPDVRRMLLTMKALNEGGRAFSTYVALHLDNAKFSDDPATRQRSADLVALLTPVAKAFLTDLGLECTVHGQQVFGGHGYIREWGQEQLVRDVRITQIYEGTNGIQALDLMGRKVAGSGGAFYRVFSDEVRAFADQAGAGLSEFTEPLMAALGQLDALTDWVLERAQHDAEEIGAASVEYLHTFGYVAYAYLWARMAQAAMDGASEDDFYGSKLGTARFYYARLLPRVHSLIASVKAGSASLNFLRPEQF; this comes from the coding sequence ATGGCTGACTACAAAGCGCCCCTGCGCGACATGCGGTTCGTTCTTGAAGAAGTCTTCGACGTCGCCACGCTGTGGGCGCAGATGCCGGCCCTGCGCGAGCTGATCGACGCCGAGACGGCGATGGCCGTGCTTGAGGAAGCGGGCAAGGTGACGGCCGAACGCATCGCGCCGTTGAGCCGCTCCGGTGACGAGGAAGGCTGCCGGTGGGAGGCGGGTGCCGTCAGCACGCCCGCGGGCTTCATCGAGGCCTACCGGACCTATGCCGAAGGCGGCTGGGTCGGCGTCGGCGGTGACCCTACCTACGGCGGGATGGGCATGCCCAAGGCGATTTCGGCGCAGGTCGAGGAAATGGTCAACGCGGCCAGCCTGTCGTTCGGCCTGTACCCGATGCTGACCGCCGGGGCCTGCCTGTCGATCCACGCCCATGCCAGCGAAGCGCTCAAGCAGCGCTACCTGCCGAATCTCTACGCCGGCACCTGGGCCGGCTCGATGTGCCTGACCGAACCCCATGCGGGCACCGACCTGGGCCTCATCCGCACCCGGGCCCAGCCACAGGCCGATGACAGCTACCGCGTGACCGGGACTAAGATCTTCATCACCGGCGGCGAGCATGACCTGACCGAGAACATCATCCACCTGGTACTGGCCAAGCTGCCCGATGCACCGCCCGGGGCCAAAGGCATCTCGCTGTTCCTGGTGCCAAAATTCAGCGTCGACGAGCAGGGCAGGCTGGGCGAGCGCAACGCGGTCCATTGCGGGTCCATCGAGCACAAGATGGGCATTCAGGCCTCGGCCACCTGCGTGATGAACTTCGACGACGCGATCGGTTACCTGGTCGGCGAGCCGAACAAGGGCCTGGCGGCCATGTTCACCATGATGAACTACGAGCGACTGGGCGTCGGCATCCAGGGCCTGGCCTCGGCCGAGCGCTCCTACCAGAACGCCATCGACTATGCCCGCGAGCGCGTGCAAGGGCGTGCCGTGGGCGGCGCGCAGGCACCGGACAAGGCCGCCGACCCGATCATCGTGCACCCCGACGTGCGGCGCATGCTGCTGACCATGAAGGCGCTGAACGAAGGCGGGCGGGCGTTCTCCACCTACGTGGCCCTGCACCTGGACAACGCCAAGTTCAGTGATGACCCGGCCACGCGCCAGCGCAGCGCGGACCTGGTGGCGCTGCTGACCCCGGTGGCCAAGGCCTTTTTGACCGACCTGGGGCTGGAGTGCACCGTGCATGGCCAGCAGGTGTTCGGCGGCCATGGCTACATTCGGGAGTGGGGCCAGGAGCAGCTGGTGCGAGACGTGCGCATCACGCAGATCTACGAAGGCACCAACGGCATCCAGGCCCTGGACCTGATGGGGCGCAAGGTGGCGGGTAGCGGCGGGGCGTTCTATCGCGTGTTCAGCGATGAGGTGCGTGCCTTCGCCGATCAGGCCGGCGCTGGGCTGAGCGAGTTCACCGAGCCGTTGATGGCTGCACTGGGCCAGCTGGACGCGCTGACCGACTGGGTGCTCGAACGCGCGCAGCACGATGCCGAGGAAATCGGAGCGGCATCGGTCGAGTACCTGCACACCTTCGGTTATGTCGCCTACGCCTACTTGTGGGCACGCATGGCCCAGGCGGCGATGGACGGCGCGAGCGAGGATGATTTCTATGGGAGCAAGCTGGGCACGGCCCGGTTCTACTACGCACGCTTGCTGCCACGGGTGCATTCGCTGATCGCCAGCGTCAAGGCTGGCAGTGCGAGCCTGAACTTTTTACGGCCTGAACAGTTCTGA
- a CDS encoding LysR family transcriptional regulator has product MDFRQLRYFVAVYEEGHVGRAAERLSLSQPALSQQIRQLEQILEVSLFERSNRRLLPTLAAHTLYNHALPLLDGLRQARDALRSFKGQALRTLAIGVLQTVRPSLVPRLLERVRKAQPHLIVQIYELSGLDIERRLLNGSLDIGISYLAPRQPGLHGLPLYEDELQLVIPNDHALKDFKKVSLSQAAELPMLMLGEEFQIRQIWQAELANLGRRPQVQAEMNNMGGILDSLAYTSLATILPGRAKEAAEDDQGLLWKPLSEPRVPLQVGLVFRDAQRQQAAVELLRTLLEEETVTGVGGRGRLDPSA; this is encoded by the coding sequence ATGGATTTCCGCCAACTGCGATATTTCGTCGCGGTCTATGAAGAGGGCCACGTCGGTCGCGCCGCCGAACGCCTGTCGTTGTCCCAGCCGGCCTTGTCGCAACAGATCCGTCAGCTCGAGCAGATCCTTGAGGTCAGCCTGTTCGAGCGCAGCAACAGACGCCTGCTGCCGACGCTGGCCGCCCACACGCTGTACAACCATGCTCTGCCCCTGCTCGACGGTCTGCGCCAGGCCCGCGATGCCCTGCGCAGCTTCAAGGGCCAGGCCCTGCGCACGTTGGCCATCGGTGTCCTGCAGACGGTACGACCCAGCCTGGTACCGCGCCTGCTGGAGCGCGTCCGCAAGGCCCAGCCGCACCTGATCGTGCAGATCTACGAGCTGTCCGGCCTGGACATCGAGCGGCGTCTGCTCAATGGCAGCCTGGACATCGGCATCAGCTACCTGGCGCCGCGTCAACCAGGGCTGCACGGGCTGCCGTTGTACGAGGATGAACTGCAACTGGTGATCCCGAACGACCATGCGCTGAAAGACTTCAAGAAGGTCTCGCTCAGCCAGGCGGCGGAGCTGCCGATGCTGATGCTGGGCGAGGAGTTCCAGATCCGGCAGATCTGGCAGGCCGAACTGGCCAACCTGGGCAGGCGCCCGCAGGTTCAGGCGGAAATGAACAACATGGGCGGCATTCTGGACAGCCTGGCGTACACCTCGCTGGCGACGATTCTGCCAGGACGCGCCAAGGAGGCCGCCGAAGACGATCAGGGCCTGTTGTGGAAGCCTTTGAGCGAACCGCGTGTGCCGCTTCAGGTGGGCCTGGTGTTTCGCGATGCGCAACGCCAGCAGGCCGCGGTGGAACTGCTGCGAACGCTGCTCGAGGAAGAGACCGTCACAGGCGTGGGCGGACGGGGGCGTCTCGACCCGTCAGCCTGA
- a CDS encoding acetylornithine aminotransferase has translation MNLFNLRRMAPTADVPLSSPRFEPLTPDASRRFLMPAARQADQVFVRGQGSWLWDDQGHAYLDFHQGGAVNSLGHSPDVLAKALADQARSLINPGAGFQGQGLLTLAQRLCQSTGSDQAYLLNSGSEACEAAVRLARRWGQQHRHGADRIIVARQGCHGRSLGTLPACKTEAASGFSHVPFNDLAALHAAVDSNTVAILLEPIQGQAGVIPASREYLKGAEALCRALGILLILDEVQTGMGRCGTLLAEQRHGVRADLVALGKGLGGGVPLAALLARGTACCAAPGDLSGSHHGNALMSAAGLAVLETVLAPGFLDQVEDTGRHLRDGLSRLAARFGQGEVRGQGLLWGLHLREASAQTLVAAAMQEGLLLTAPQADVLRFTPALTVSKGNIDEMLKRLARAFAMTRAHSFEARRASA, from the coding sequence ATGAACCTGTTCAACTTGCGCCGGATGGCGCCGACTGCCGACGTGCCGCTGTCTTCACCCCGTTTCGAACCCCTGACGCCCGATGCGTCGCGCCGTTTCCTGATGCCCGCTGCTCGACAGGCCGACCAGGTGTTCGTGCGCGGCCAGGGGTCCTGGCTATGGGACGATCAGGGGCATGCCTACCTGGATTTCCACCAGGGCGGTGCGGTGAACAGCCTGGGACATAGTCCGGACGTGCTGGCCAAGGCGCTGGCCGACCAGGCACGGTCGCTGATCAATCCCGGCGCCGGCTTTCAAGGGCAAGGGCTGCTCACACTGGCCCAGCGATTGTGCCAGAGCACCGGCAGCGATCAGGCCTATCTGCTCAACAGCGGCAGCGAAGCCTGCGAGGCGGCCGTCAGGCTGGCGCGTCGCTGGGGTCAGCAGCATCGCCATGGGGCCGACCGTATCATCGTTGCACGCCAAGGCTGCCACGGGCGAAGCCTGGGGACGCTGCCGGCCTGCAAAACCGAAGCCGCCTCCGGGTTCAGCCACGTCCCCTTCAACGACTTGGCGGCCCTGCATGCCGCCGTGGATTCCAACACCGTGGCCATCTTGCTCGAGCCGATCCAGGGGCAGGCCGGCGTGATCCCCGCGTCACGTGAGTACCTCAAGGGCGCCGAGGCCCTGTGCCGTGCGCTGGGCATCCTGCTGATCCTCGATGAAGTACAGACCGGCATGGGTCGTTGCGGCACCTTGCTGGCCGAGCAGCGTCATGGCGTGCGCGCCGACCTGGTCGCCCTGGGCAAGGGACTGGGCGGTGGCGTACCCCTGGCCGCCTTGCTGGCACGGGGCACGGCCTGCTGCGCGGCGCCCGGAGACCTGAGCGGCAGCCACCATGGCAATGCGCTGATGAGCGCGGCCGGTCTGGCGGTCCTCGAGACGGTGCTGGCGCCGGGCTTTCTCGACCAGGTCGAGGACACCGGCCGTCACCTGCGCGATGGCCTGAGCCGACTGGCGGCGCGCTTCGGTCAAGGCGAGGTGCGTGGCCAAGGGCTGCTCTGGGGCCTGCACCTGCGCGAGGCCTCTGCCCAGACCCTGGTCGCGGCGGCCATGCAGGAGGGTCTGCTGCTCACGGCGCCCCAGGCCGATGTCTTGCGCTTCACGCCAGCGCTGACCGTCAGCAAGGGCAACATCGACGAGATGCTCAAGCGCCTGGCGCGCGCTTTCGCCATGACCCGCGCCCATTCATTCGAGGCCCGTCGCGCCTCCGCCTGA
- a CDS encoding peptidase S9, with the protein MPTRPSKTSPSATNATHGSSPVAEPFSAAQAVAAGTDFADLKVSPAGVFWNEFRPADGACRLWHWRDGQAVCLTPDGFSVRSRVYEYGGGSFTVGETHLYFVNEADQQVYAQSVDGGAPQALTASEDRRYGDLHVHGRQVLAVEETQGEPVEHRLVALDMQGRQVLAEGADFYAAPTLSDDGQRLAWIEWDRPAQPWTATRLMNRHRVQDGAWGAPRCIAGGGEDTSLQQPRFDAQGRLYALSDRHGYWQPWGECNGCWQALPADTADHAAAPWQLGASTWLPLGPDAYVASWFEDGFAVLGHCTADQTCQRLATEYSRFRSLALNDTHLYAIAASPTRPAGVIALDRHSGAIKVLSGGVAPLPEADIACPQPLRYASGDAQAHGFFYPAQGAPGPSPLVVFIHGGPTSACYPVFDPRIQYWTQRGFAVADLNYRGSTGYGRAYRQALHLRWGEADVEDACAVVAHLAEQGLIDPAQAFIRGGSAGGYTTLCALAFRDVFRGGASLYGVSDPLALARATHKFEADYLDWLIGDPDQDADRYARRTPLLHAAGITVPVIFFQGEQDAVVVPEQTRSMLAALKAQGLQAEGHFYAGERHGFRQATNLAHALEHEWTFYCQVLGR; encoded by the coding sequence ATGCCCACCAGGCCATCGAAGACCTCACCTTCCGCAACGAACGCAACTCACGGGTCATCGCCCGTGGCTGAGCCCTTCAGTGCAGCCCAGGCGGTGGCGGCCGGGACCGATTTCGCCGACCTCAAGGTCAGTCCGGCCGGCGTGTTCTGGAACGAATTCCGCCCGGCCGATGGCGCCTGCCGGCTCTGGCACTGGCGCGACGGTCAGGCGGTGTGCCTGACGCCGGATGGGTTCAGCGTCCGCAGCCGCGTCTATGAATACGGCGGCGGCAGCTTCACGGTGGGTGAGACGCACCTGTATTTCGTCAACGAGGCGGATCAGCAGGTCTATGCCCAATCGGTGGACGGTGGCGCGCCCCAGGCGTTGACCGCATCCGAAGACCGTCGCTACGGCGACCTGCACGTCCATGGCCGCCAGGTGCTGGCGGTCGAGGAAACCCAAGGCGAGCCGGTCGAGCACCGCCTGGTGGCGCTCGACATGCAGGGGCGCCAAGTGCTGGCCGAAGGTGCGGATTTCTACGCGGCGCCCACGCTGAGCGACGACGGCCAGCGCCTGGCCTGGATCGAATGGGACCGCCCGGCCCAGCCCTGGACCGCCACGCGATTGATGAACCGGCACCGGGTCCAGGACGGGGCCTGGGGCGCCCCCCGCTGCATCGCCGGGGGAGGCGAGGACACATCACTTCAGCAACCACGTTTCGACGCCCAGGGCCGGCTGTACGCGTTGTCCGACCGCCACGGCTACTGGCAGCCGTGGGGTGAGTGCAACGGCTGCTGGCAAGCCCTGCCTGCCGACACTGCCGACCATGCCGCCGCCCCCTGGCAACTGGGCGCCAGCACCTGGTTGCCCCTGGGCCCCGACGCCTATGTGGCCAGCTGGTTCGAAGACGGCTTCGCCGTGCTGGGCCACTGCACTGCCGACCAGACCTGCCAGCGCCTGGCGACCGAGTACAGCCGCTTTCGCAGCCTGGCGCTGAACGACACGCACTTGTATGCCATCGCTGCCTCGCCGACACGCCCTGCCGGCGTCATCGCCCTCGATCGCCACAGTGGCGCCATCAAGGTGCTGAGCGGTGGCGTCGCGCCCTTGCCCGAGGCCGACATCGCCTGCCCGCAGCCGCTGCGCTACGCCAGCGGCGACGCGCAGGCCCATGGGTTCTTCTACCCCGCCCAGGGTGCGCCAGGTCCTTCGCCGCTGGTGGTGTTCATCCACGGCGGACCGACCTCGGCGTGCTACCCGGTGTTCGACCCCCGCATCCAGTACTGGACCCAGCGCGGCTTCGCGGTCGCCGACCTGAACTACCGGGGCAGCACCGGCTACGGGCGTGCCTATCGACAAGCGCTGCACCTGCGCTGGGGCGAGGCCGATGTGGAGGACGCCTGCGCAGTGGTGGCGCACCTGGCCGAGCAAGGGCTGATCGATCCGGCCCAGGCGTTCATTCGCGGCGGCAGTGCCGGTGGCTATACCACGCTCTGTGCCCTGGCGTTCAGGGACGTTTTCCGCGGCGGTGCCAGCCTGTACGGCGTCAGCGATCCCTTGGCCCTGGCGCGCGCGACCCACAAGTTCGAGGCCGATTACCTGGACTGGCTGATCGGTGATCCGGACCAGGATGCCGACCGCTACGCACGACGCACCCCTCTGCTGCACGCTGCAGGCATCACGGTGCCGGTGATTTTCTTCCAGGGCGAGCAGGATGCGGTGGTGGTGCCTGAGCAGACGCGCAGCATGCTGGCCGCACTGAAGGCTCAGGGGCTGCAGGCCGAAGGGCATTTCTATGCCGGGGAGCGCCATGGCTTTCGCCAGGCGACCAACCTGGCCCATGCGCTGGAACACGAATGGACGTTCTACTGCCAGGTCCTGGGCCGTTGA
- a CDS encoding pyrroloquinoline quinone biosynthesis protein PqqE: MPSTGSSSPDLPAAPPVGLPLWLLAELTYRCPLQCPYCSNPLDFAQQGQELSTEQWFRVMAQARELGAAQLGFSGGEPLVRQDLAELIGEARRLGYYTNLITSGIGLTERKIASFREAGLDHIQISFQASDETVNNLLAGSRKAFAQKLEMARAVKAHGYPMVLNFVTHRHNIDKIDRIIELCIALEADFVELATCQFYGWAHLNRLGLLPTREQLERAERITNEYRERLKAAGSPCKLIFVTPDYYEERPKACMNGWGSLFLTITPDGTALPCHGARQLPVQFPNVRDHDLRHIWYDSFGFNRFRGYEWMPEPCRSCDEKEKDFGGCRCQAFMLTGDASNADPVCAKSADHDIILKAREEADHAHQAIEDLTFRNERNSRVIARG; encoded by the coding sequence ATGCCGAGCACTGGATCGTCTTCGCCTGACCTGCCCGCCGCACCGCCGGTGGGGCTGCCGCTGTGGCTGTTGGCCGAGCTGACCTACCGCTGCCCGCTGCAGTGCCCGTACTGCTCCAACCCGCTGGACTTCGCCCAGCAGGGACAGGAGCTGAGCACCGAGCAATGGTTCCGGGTCATGGCCCAGGCCCGTGAGCTGGGCGCGGCGCAACTGGGCTTCTCCGGCGGCGAGCCGCTGGTGCGTCAGGACCTGGCCGAGCTGATCGGCGAAGCACGGCGGCTGGGCTACTACACCAACCTGATCACCTCGGGGATCGGCCTGACCGAGCGCAAGATCGCCAGCTTCCGCGAGGCCGGGCTCGACCATATCCAGATCAGCTTTCAGGCCAGCGACGAGACGGTCAACAACCTGCTGGCCGGCTCGCGCAAGGCGTTCGCCCAGAAACTGGAGATGGCCCGTGCGGTGAAGGCCCACGGGTACCCGATGGTGCTCAACTTCGTCACCCATCGGCACAACATCGACAAGATCGACCGCATCATCGAGCTGTGCATCGCCCTGGAGGCGGACTTCGTCGAGCTGGCCACCTGTCAGTTCTACGGCTGGGCGCACCTCAATCGCCTGGGCCTGCTGCCGACCCGGGAGCAACTGGAGCGCGCCGAGCGCATCACCAACGAATACCGCGAACGGCTCAAGGCCGCCGGCAGCCCGTGCAAGCTGATCTTCGTCACCCCGGACTACTACGAAGAACGCCCCAAGGCCTGCATGAACGGCTGGGGCAGCCTGTTCCTCACGATCACGCCCGACGGCACGGCCCTGCCCTGCCACGGCGCCCGTCAGTTGCCGGTGCAGTTCCCCAACGTGCGCGACCATGACTTGCGGCACATCTGGTACGACTCCTTCGGTTTCAATCGCTTCCGGGGCTATGAGTGGATGCCCGAGCCCTGCCGCTCCTGCGACGAAAAGGAAAAGGACTTCGGCGGCTGCCGCTGCCAGGCCTTCATGCTCACCGGCGACGCCAGCAATGCCGACCCGGTGTGCGCCAAGTCAGCCGACCACGACATCATTCTCAAGGCGCGCGAGGAAGCAGACCATGCCCACCAGGCCATCGAAGACCTCACCTTCCGCAACGAACGCAACTCACGGGTCATCGCCCGTGGCTGA
- a CDS encoding coenzyme PQQ synthesis protein D (with PqqC converts a biosynthetic intermediate to pyrroloquinoline quinone) — MSFDRRQVPRWRPGYRFQYEPAQQGHVLLYPEGMIKLNESAALIGGLIDGQRSVAAIIATLAEQFADVPELADDIEQFMEVAHAEHWIVFA; from the coding sequence ATGAGTTTCGACCGTCGACAGGTGCCGCGCTGGCGCCCCGGCTACCGGTTCCAGTACGAGCCGGCGCAACAAGGTCATGTGCTGCTCTACCCGGAGGGCATGATCAAGCTCAACGAAAGCGCCGCGCTGATCGGTGGGCTGATCGACGGCCAGCGTTCGGTGGCCGCGATCATCGCGACGCTGGCCGAGCAGTTCGCCGACGTGCCCGAGCTCGCCGACGACATCGAACAGTTCATGGAGGTGGCCCATGCCGAGCACTGGATCGTCTTCGCCTGA
- a CDS encoding pyrroloquinoline quinone biosynthesis protein C (Required in the synthesis of PPQ, but its exact function is unknown) translates to MSDTPPMSPAEFEQALRAKGDYYHIHHPYHVAMYEGRASREQIQGWVANRFYYQVNIPLKDAAILANCPDREVRREWIQRLLDHDGAPGEDGGIEAWLRLGQAVGLDPDQLRSQELVLPGVRFAVDAYVNFARRASWQEAASSSLTELFAPQIHQSRLDSWPQHYPWIDPAGYAYFRTRLGQARRDVEHGLSITLQHYTTRESQTRMLEILQFKLDILWSMLDAMSMAYELDRPPYHSVTRERVWHKGIAL, encoded by the coding sequence ATGAGCGACACCCCACCGATGTCCCCTGCCGAATTCGAGCAGGCCCTGCGCGCCAAGGGCGACTACTACCACATCCACCACCCTTATCATGTGGCGATGTACGAAGGCCGCGCCAGCCGCGAGCAGATCCAGGGCTGGGTGGCCAACCGGTTCTACTACCAGGTGAACATTCCGCTCAAGGACGCCGCGATCCTGGCCAACTGCCCGGACCGCGAGGTGCGTCGCGAGTGGATCCAGCGCCTGCTCGACCATGACGGTGCGCCAGGCGAGGACGGCGGTATCGAGGCCTGGCTGCGCCTGGGGCAGGCCGTCGGCCTGGACCCGGACCAGTTGCGCTCCCAGGAGCTGGTGCTGCCCGGCGTGCGCTTCGCCGTGGACGCCTACGTCAACTTCGCCCGCCGTGCGAGCTGGCAGGAGGCCGCCAGCAGCTCGCTGACCGAGCTGTTCGCGCCGCAGATCCACCAGTCGCGCCTGGACAGCTGGCCGCAGCACTACCCGTGGATCGATCCGGCCGGCTACGCCTACTTTCGCACCCGGCTGGGCCAGGCTCGCCGCGACGTGGAGCACGGCCTGTCGATCACCCTGCAGCACTACACCACGCGTGAGAGCCAGACGCGCATGCTGGAGATCCTGCAGTTCAAGCTGGACATCCTCTGGAGCATGCTCGACGCCATGAGCATGGCCTACGAACTGGACCGTCCGCCCTACCACAGCGTCACCCGCGAACGGGTCTGGCACAAGGGGATCGCCTTATGA
- a CDS encoding pyrroloquinoline quinone biosynthesis protein B (possibly involved in transport of pyrroloquinoline quinone transport), with product MYIQILGSAAGGGFPQWNCNCVNCKGFRDGTLRASARTQSSIALSDDGEHWILCNASPDIRAQLQAFAPMQPARALRDTGIDAIVLLDSQIDHTTGLLSLREGCPHQVWCTDMVHQDLSTGFPLFTMLSHWNGGLHWNRIELQGSFVIPACPNLRFTPFPLRSAAPPYSPHRFDPHPGDNLGLLVEDLRTGGTLFYAPGLGQVDDALLRMMHDADCLLVDGTLWEDDEMQRRGVGTRTGREMGHLAQNGPGGMLEVLDGFERQRKVLIHINNTNPILDEASPERAEVQRRGVEVAYDGMSIEL from the coding sequence ATGTACATCCAGATCCTTGGCTCCGCCGCAGGCGGTGGCTTCCCGCAGTGGAACTGCAACTGCGTCAACTGCAAGGGCTTTCGCGACGGCACGCTGCGCGCCAGCGCCCGTACCCAATCGTCGATCGCCCTGTCCGACGACGGCGAGCACTGGATCCTCTGCAACGCCTCGCCGGACATCCGCGCACAACTGCAGGCCTTCGCGCCGATGCAGCCGGCGCGAGCCTTGCGCGACACCGGCATCGACGCCATCGTGCTGCTCGACAGCCAGATCGACCACACCACCGGCCTGCTGAGCCTGCGCGAAGGCTGCCCGCACCAGGTCTGGTGTACCGACATGGTGCACCAGGACCTGAGCACGGGTTTCCCGCTGTTCACCATGCTCAGCCACTGGAACGGCGGCCTGCACTGGAACCGCATCGAGCTGCAGGGCAGCTTCGTCATCCCGGCCTGCCCGAACCTGCGCTTCACGCCCTTCCCTCTGCGCAGCGCCGCGCCGCCCTATTCGCCCCACCGTTTCGACCCGCACCCCGGCGACAACCTGGGCCTGCTGGTCGAGGACCTGCGCACCGGCGGCACGCTGTTTTACGCGCCCGGCCTGGGCCAGGTCGATGACGCGCTGCTGCGCATGATGCACGACGCCGACTGCCTGCTGGTCGACGGCACGCTGTGGGAGGATGATGAGATGCAGCGCCGCGGCGTCGGCACCCGCACCGGCCGCGAGATGGGCCACCTGGCCCAGAACGGCCCGGGCGGCATGCTCGAGGTGCTCGACGGGTTCGAGCGCCAGCGCAAGGTGCTGATCCACATCAACAACACCAACCCGATCCTCGACGAAGCGTCGCCGGAGCGGGCCGAGGTCCAGCGTCGGGGCGTCGAAGTCGCCTATGACGGCATGAGCATCGAGCTGTAG
- a CDS encoding carbon-nitrogen hydrolase, with translation MRIALFQGHPGPLDVAGNLERLRQQAEQAAAQGARLLVCPEMFLTGYDIGLEAVTRLAEPVDGASAQAVAAIAQQQGLAIVYGYPEQGHEGACYNSVQLIDANGRRLCNYRKTHLFGALDRSLFSPGDDHFPVVELEGWKLGLLICYDVEFPENTRRLALAGAELIVVPTANMVPYDFVCQFTVRVRAQENQCYLVYANYCGAEATLVYCGQSSIVAPDGSLLAMAGQEACLLLADLNRDHLTASRADFPYLSDVRHDLHGAAPRR, from the coding sequence ATGCGCATCGCCCTGTTTCAAGGCCATCCTGGCCCGCTCGACGTCGCCGGCAACCTCGAGCGCCTGCGCCAGCAGGCCGAGCAGGCGGCAGCCCAAGGGGCGCGCCTGCTGGTGTGCCCGGAGATGTTTTTGACCGGCTACGATATCGGTCTCGAGGCCGTCACCCGCCTGGCCGAGCCCGTGGACGGCGCTTCGGCGCAGGCCGTGGCGGCCATCGCCCAGCAGCAGGGCTTGGCGATCGTCTACGGCTATCCCGAGCAAGGGCACGAGGGGGCGTGCTACAACAGCGTGCAGCTGATCGACGCCAATGGCCGCCGTCTGTGCAACTACCGCAAGACGCACTTGTTCGGCGCCTTGGACCGCAGCCTGTTCAGCCCAGGTGACGACCACTTCCCGGTGGTCGAGCTGGAAGGCTGGAAACTCGGGCTGCTGATCTGCTACGACGTCGAGTTCCCAGAGAATACCCGGCGCCTGGCGCTGGCCGGCGCCGAGCTGATCGTGGTGCCCACTGCCAACATGGTGCCCTACGACTTCGTCTGCCAGTTCACCGTGCGTGTGCGGGCCCAGGAAAACCAGTGCTACCTGGTCTACGCCAACTACTGTGGCGCCGAAGCGACGCTGGTCTACTGCGGCCAGAGCAGCATCGTCGCGCCAGACGGCAGCCTGCTGGCCATGGCCGGGCAGGAGGCATGCCTGTTGCTGGCGGACCTGAACCGCGATCACCTGACCGCGAGCCGCGCCGACTTCCCCTACCTGAGCGATGTGCGCCACGACCTGCACGGCGCTGCGCCTCGCCGCTGA